A window of Chaetodon trifascialis isolate fChaTrf1 chromosome 3, fChaTrf1.hap1, whole genome shotgun sequence genomic DNA:
ctggaaaaaaaacaatttaaagatGCTTGGTTGCTTGGGAAACTGTGACAGGAACGTTTTACAACTTCATGACATTTTATAGCCCGTCTATATTATACTTTCATATCTCCAAGATCTTATGCCTGGACTGCTGCTAAATACATTATATTCACAATAACAACTCATCAGATCTCACTCAAACGGTGTAAATCTAAGTTTTAATCTTAGTTTTTGTGTGACCTTTAAGATTGTCCAGGTCAAATGAAGCATATCTTAACTGTTACATCTTATCAGGAAACAAAGTACATTGGGTTTTGTGGTTGTGTCATGAGGTCAAGTGTAAACACAGACTCACTGCTGTGTGCTTAGACTAACAGGTACTGAACGCTGGGGTCTCACCTGCTTGGGGTCATCGTAGAAAACACCGATGGTGCTCAACTTTGGCCCGATGCTGCAGGTTTCAGTGTAAAGTGCACCGCAGTCCTTGTATGATCCCTCTTTGAATTTATAAGCAATGGTCACATTTCTGATAGGAGGTGGCCCGGTCTTTATAATCACGTCCGACAGTAGTCCCGAGTACAGCAGGAAGCCGCCGATAGTCACAATCAAACACACCAAGAGCACGACTAACAGGAGCACCAGGATTAGATCAGACATGGTTTCTCAAAGCGGTGCAGCTACAGTcaacacaatctgtaaaaaCCTGTCAAGCCTAAGCGTCCTCCCTCCGGGTCACATACACCGAGACTGTGGTCCAGCAGGTTCACACGACAACACGAAAAACGTCGCTATTCAGGATGAGGTGTTAAATGTGCTTTTCACAGTCGCAATGGCCTGAAACGTAAAACGAGAGAGTCGTTCAAGTTGACAGGAAAGACAGTTTGTTTATAGCATTTCCCCAAACAGTGGAACATGCTTCCCGGATAGACCATTCTCGCCTCCTGAGGTGGGAGGagttgaggttttttttaaaagactgATTTGCATATGTTGATAACGCTTCAAAAATTTCACATGTACATATATCACGTAATTATCATTAAAAATCACTCATCATTAGCAGTATAAACCTTTGTGACCATAAAATACGCATTTATGGCAAAGACACCCCCTCTTTTCATTGCCATGGTTCAACCcaggaggctgagcagagagagagatgatagaGTGGCGGGACAAAATGAGGCGATTTCTTGCATTTTCATcgaaattttttttttctttcacggACTCTCGTGCTCTCTAAATGATGTTACGGGATTATCTAAAGGCTGTCGGTGCTGTCAGGCAGTTGTCAGTGCTGCTTTTAGGAACTGTAGAGGCAAACGCTAAAGGTTTTGTTTAACCAGTCCTACTGACGTTAAGTTCATGAAACTGGAAATTCATTGAGGACAAAATATGAAGCGGATCCGGTGGCTTTGAGTGTGCGGGGATACACCTGTAAACCAGGACAGATTTAGAGAATAAAGTAGAAAAGAATCGGTGGTTTGATCgatatttcaaagaaaaaaaaacaaacaaaactttctTTGGTACATGATGTTTGAAGCTTTTTGTCATCAGTTTTTGAGGATTTGTCTGATTTGcaaaacttaaagctgcattagtCACTTTGGTGAAAGGTGAGGGCGCCTTTTGAGCTGACTGCACTCAAAATCCAAATCTGTACAAACACATCTCACCTGTTCGCCTGCTGGTTACACTTCAAATTGTTCTGTGCCCAAAATAGTTTTGCCTATAATTAACTTCCATACATACAATCCTATGTCTAAAAATCtacaaaatctaaaaacagcCTAACAAGGCAGAAacgaaaactgaaaaaaataagcAAGGTATTCATTGGTTATACAGAGTACGCGTGTATGATCTAATAAGCAAAGCTACGTTTGGAACACGTGTTTTGACCTGAACAGTCTCTTTGTCACATAGATGTTTAAGTTTAATTGGTTTTAACCGAACGTACAGCGATAAGCAGATGGAGTTTATGTCCATCACATCCACTGAGTTATTCTCCCCTTTTTTGCAGCCTCAGTCTCTGGTTTAGCTCCTCCTTTTCAGTTGGCCAGGTGGAAGCACAGGCAGAATGCTCTCTTGACCTCCGGCCTCTCCCGACCGTACAGCGTTTAAATCATCTTTCAGATCCTGTTTTAACATGTTCACGAATGAGTCACCAGAACTTCAGAGTATCACAGAGATTTCATGCCTTTATTTAAAGCTTATGCTAATCATTGCTGTCCCTCTTTATGGGATTTTCCAGGAACAAagacttcagtgtttgtgtactGTCGGGCTCTTTTCCCAAGCTTCACCAGTGTTCACCCGTTCAGAGAAAATTACTTGAAAAAAGGCACTTACATGCCACAAAGTTTATGCtttatgtaaaacatttaaacaactgtttgtCAGTTATAgtgttgctttaaaaaaaacaagaaaaggacaagctgttttttttttttaaaagtgaaacCTCCTCTGTTCATTACACAACAGCCTAAAGTTTAATGAATAACCaatactttcatttttcattttgtttcagtaTCAAAGCTGCTTTATCTCTTATCTAACATCTAAAAAAATATCTTTCATAGGGACTATTCATGTGGCAattatttcaaatgaattaCTCTtgcttcaaaaacactgaacactgaatgaCAAATAAAACCGAAACAATCTCTCTACAATCTAGATTTTATTCTGTTGGTAAACAAATAGAATTCAACACACTTCTCTTTCAGAACACTACCTAATGTGAAAACACCTAATTATTAGGCACGTTTATCTTTAACgggaaagaaaacatgcagatcATAAATGCATGACATGAATTTTTTTAACGTGCTTGCGGTGTTATTACCACATGCTTAACAATAAAAGAAAGTGCTGATGTAAAAAGACACTGAAACTCGTCTGGTGTTTGCAACATCAAAATGTGATccacaaaatgttttaaatctctgttttgctctgttAGTTGGAGTCAGAGTCATTTGTTAAATCGCTTTGATCCACATCGTCCTCTCTGTTGACCTTCTTGCTTTCCTCTGAGTCAGTCTGCTGGGCCTGATGGAAAGCACATGACAAACACTCAGCAAACGTACAAAATTAAAGTTCTGAACCCGCTTACATGAAGCAgcagtagaaaaaaaagagacttgGAACGAACACCATATGAAACGTTTTCCGTTAGCTGTGTCATCCACTAATCATTAGCTTACTGCAGAGCTCGACCAGTTATCTTATCAGCCCACTGCCCTCTACCGTTTCAACTTCCTGTTGGCTGACCTGTACGGTTTAAACTTCACAAAATAATGACccactcagcagcagtgggAACACGTTGTTTGGCCGGCTTATATAACTCACTGTATTACTATTGTGTGCTGCTTATCCCTTCAAATTAAACCTGTGTTGTTGACCCCACTCCTGCTAATCTTTTCAGTCACTTTGCATTTACTTCAACAGTATTCTGATTCTGTGGTTTATTTATTGATGCACTTAGTTTAGTTTTatgaaaaaatgtcatttttctgtgtttaaatgGTACTAATGTTATTCACAGTGCCAGAATTTCAAGTgatattattaattattagaTGATTATAGTAGGAAGTATATTATAATGCTTAAAATACTTAAATCTTGGTTAAGACACAGCTGATTGTCCCAAAATGTTAGAGAATCAAACCTTTTATCATAAGAgataaatacaaacaacaaaattaGATCAAAACTGCGGGGAGATAACAGTATTCCTGTGTCATTTGTGAACATAATACGTTCTGGAAGTGGCAGGTACCTCATCCTCTGACTCCTCCTGAGGCAGCGGTGAACGTTGCtcttcattgtcatcatcatcatcctcgttTTCTTGTGACCTCTGAGACAAAATCTCTTCACCCTGCAGAATATATTGTTCTTTTAAGGGAATGACTCAAACATGAGTAGACACACACTATAAGCTCAGTATTATTATACCTTCAGGTTGCGATTCTTCAGGTTGCCAATCCAAAATGCCTCCTGACAGTTGTTGAGCATCAGCATGGCCTTCACTCTGTAGACAAACAGCTCCAGGCTCTTTTTTAAGGCTGGTACGTGGTTGGTCAGGCTTGTGTCCTGATGAATCTGAGCACATTAGGACAAGGCTCATTACTTATGGAGCTCCTGTAGATTAACATATGCACTGTCCAGACTCTGACTGTCCTTTCTGAAATTTAACAGGAATATTTTGTACTCCCAAATTGGTAGATCTGGCACCAGTACGAGCAGATGGATGTCTGTAATTTATGATGAATGAGCGAGAAACTGTGTGATCTATAGCTACCTTGGAGTGTCCACACATGTGATGGAGCTGCCGGGTGCTGAGCTGGAAGGTTTTCAGCAGGCTCTGGACATCCTCCTGAAAAAGAGATTCAAAACAGATTGTcacatcacaacaacacagaatcttcctctgtgctcatgCTCTAGTGCCAACACACATGAATGATATaaggcagcagaagcagaaaacacGGACCTATATATAAAGCAAGGTATGAATACATTTGCTCAAGGGATAAACTAGAAAAAACACGTTTTATACATGTATCCAATGGATACatgcataaaacataaataaaatcagaatcCATGTCCACGTATTAATAttctttatacaatcatgtgttcacaaagtggtgaacctctcttcatcctcgcttgtgaacgactgagcctttccaggatgcccctttcatacccaatcatgatactttcacctgttaccaatgaacctgtttacctgtggaatgctccaaaaaggtgtttttggagcattcccctgtctttagttgctcctgtcccaacttgtttgaagcACATTGCTGCATCCAtatcagaataagcagatatttacaggaattaatgaagctgatgaggtcagacattaaatatattgtctttgtactattTTCAATTGAGTCTATGTTTGAAATTGGGGTTGTAAGACAATATTTTCCAGGCTTAAGTAATAAGCCAATAACAATAAGTCCAGGCTTGTATATCAAAATACATGTCTCTAAATAACCAACTTAATTAATACTTACAGTATATTGATTAGATCAGCACTAAAATGTCAGGGGTGGTTTGTTAATTGCCTTTTGCTTATATTAAATCAGGAACAGGGCAAATTCCCTTGAGTAAAGTGTGCTGTAGTTGAGTATTATAGGCAGAAGTAATAACATCagatttaattaattaacacCAGTGTCTAATTGTCCAAGGCCATACCTATACACAATTTAATGATCAGCTTAATAGGTCATTTATTAACAGTTTTAGGTGACAGGACTTTATGTGTACCTTGTGCCTTTTGAAACTGTTGTCCAGTAGTGGCATTCCCAACTTCAGGAAGGACTCCAGGAACAGGCGGCCATACTGCCAGTAACAACATTATAATCAGTTAATACAAAGTGACGGCAGCTTCACCTGAATGTGAATTTTCCCAGGATGCACAGCCAGCTCACCTTTAGGCACACATTGAGCACCGGCCTAGAATCAAACACCTGTAATAAGATTAGAGCACATATTAGTGAGCTGATGAACCTAACTCGAGTTGTTTCAGAGTAACAAAGATTAGCTGGGAAAAAAGTGATGagattaaatgataaaaaataaaaagtggcaCTTCCAATTTAAAGGTTCTTTGTGTAACTTTCTGGAAATAAAATCTCATTATATTCAGAACATTGTTACTGTCTGTAATGTGCTTGTATTTTATTTGGACAATCAGCTCAATGAAACTAACTAGCTTGTGGATCACTCCATCAGCCAATACCATGCTATAGCCAAAGATAGACCCACGCAGCGCAGCCAAGCCACAGCCAGCCGGCCAATCCCACTGCAGTTTAGGATACAGTTAGCTAGTTGGCAGCTCCTGCCTTGTATCGCTCTTGGCTTGTAGAAGGCAGTTGTTGGTTATAGACCTTTGCTTTGTATGATTACatcatttattgttattattgctaAAATCAACACATTTGTCATAAAACACAAGTTAGTATCAGCTAGCCTGCTAATATATCCACTCAGATTTTGGTGGAGAAAATGTTAGCGAGCAAGCACGCTAAGGTTAGCCACCTAGCTGTAACTTGTAGGTTGTAGGCAACTGAGAAAGTTGGGGAAGGTCTCATTTTTTAAGCACTAGCAATAAGCCATTAATGCACATATTGTAAATTTAACCTTCAGTATGaattaaatattattattattaattattattaatatcacAGAAAATCAGAGATGAGGTCTAACTTCAAAATCAGTGTATTCAAAGCCATTAGATCATGCTAACAGACCTTAACTAGGTTGACCAGGATGTGAAAATCTCGGACAGCCAGGTTCCATGTCAGCAGCTTCTCACTCTGAGCCTGTGAGGAGGACATGTATTACATGTTTTAAAAGTTCAGACACACAAAGTATGGGGAAGTGCACACTGTTGAGGAGAAAATAAGCATTCGTTATGCATCCTAGTGCACAGTCAAAAACACACTACAGACCAATTCACAGttcacacatttaaacaaatgGGAATTCACAAATGTTTACAAGTATAACTGTTGCTTTGCCACTTTTTAGCAGACGTGTAGCAGTGTTTTCTGGCTCAGATTCCACTGAACTCTCAGGTATGCTGTACGCAGGAGAACACATTGCACAGGGCGACACCTAGTGGCTGACCTCAGTGTTGTCGCTGATTTTGAAAGCAGGAATCTTCCTGGCAGCCTTTTCCAGCTCTGCCATCAACACTTTGTAGAACACCAGGAATGTCTGCCTGCAgaaaaaatgagacaaagtaagaatgaacaaaagaataataataataataatattgacATTTTGCTATAAGACGACTAAACCCAAAGGACTGACGGTGATGAGGAGCTACCTGTTGAGAGTGGGCCACGATTGAGAGCTCTCATCCTTTGATGCATTGAGGAGCTCGGGGATTCCTTGTCCAGCTATTTCCTCCACTGCCTTCAGAACATCATCGACATGTTCCAGGTagatgctgcagagagaggagaaaagacacCATAATCAAACATTTTAGACATGTGTCACAATTATAACAGCATGATAATAAATGGTGTTAACTAGCAACTGTGTGCTTTATAAATGTGCTACAACTTGCAGGTGCTCAGGGTGGGGATGGGTTCAGGGGGAGCATGTGACAAAGAATTTCTTCAAAGTTTATCATTAATGCATTAGTCATAGTTGGAGAAAGATTCAACAAAACAGCGACTTCAATCATTTACTGAGTGAcgacaaacacactgaactacAAGCCTGCATGGACAGCACAACTTCCTGGACTTGATACTCGTTTGTTTGCCTCTACCACACAGCATGATGTACATGAACATGCATTTGAGAGCCAGAGGTAATTTCCCTAAACAGTTTGTATTGcaaataacacacacgcacaaacataGAAAAGACATATGAATGATTTTTAAAGGTTCCTGAGGTCCTTTTTctacaaatcattttaaattcttTAATTTGATGAACTGCCAACCACTGCTGTAATTTTAAGGCTGATACCTACAAAGATATTTGAGACCTTACCGGTTCCACATTTTACAGGTGGAAAATGTACTGTTCTCATTGCTCTGTCGTGGTCACACTATGTAACAGCGACATGATTGTAAATTACCACAAACTTACCGATGGCATCATATATGCTGATACCAATACATGTGTGATAAGCTACAACCCATTTCCAGTGTATCAGGCAGGCTTTGATACAAGAATCTAAGTCGCTTTCCGTTGATTTGGCATGCGGACACACCTCAGCAGAGTGTGAAGTGCTTCATTGAATTTGttccctcgctccctctctccgcTGGCTGTCACCCACTCTTGGCTCAGGAAACGTTTCGCCAGGGAAGCTAGGAAGAAAAATCAGCCAATCATCATCAGTCACACACTGGATGGTAGGTAAGTTAGTTTAGATGAGGGAACATATCAAACTGACCAGTCTGCTCTCTGTAGGCAGCAGGGTTCCCTCCTTTCTCTGACACGGTGGACAGAAGCTGGGAGAGACACAGGGCTGTGCTGAGACTCGGCACGGTGCTGCGGAAGTTCACCAGGTACTCAAAGCTGtgtctaaacaaacaaaaaggggCAAAGACACATCTGATTCGGTCATCGTTTTGCAAGTGTGCCTTGTTCTTTGCTGGACACACAGATAttaaataatgcatttatttctatgacTAGGTCTACCGTATTGCAAAGACGGTAAGACGACTTTGAATTCTTATTATCTGGCTTTAAGCTGTGAAATTGAATGTGATAAACAAATAGATGAATagataaataatacaaatatgTAGTGGTCACTCCTCTCTGGCTCTTAATCACTCACTTTACAAGCTGATCCAGAGTCAACTCAGCACCTCCCTCCTTTAGTCGTCCAGCCAAAACTCCCAGAGCCTTCTTCCGTAAGCTCCGCTGTCCTGGCTGGCTGAATCCAGACCtggcaaatacacacatacatgcacacatatcaGGGACAAAAGTAAACAGGACACACTGACGCTTCCACAGACATAATACTCTGACTGTCTATAGAGATGAAAGATTTAATGTCAGATGTGAGAGTCAGTGGTGCTGGTCCTCCTCACCAGCTGAAGGTGGAGTTCAGgacctgcaggagcagctggtaGCCTGAGGACATCACCTGGTGCTCCTGAACATCTGTGGCAGGTCCGTCCACAACACCGTTGTTCTCAGAAAGCAATGCCtggccaaagaaaaaaaaaacaaagacaaagtgtatttttattGATACTTGGAAGAAAGAGACAAGGTCACTCATAGCTATAGATTAATgaggtttccatccaaatgttgTGCAAATTTTAACCAAATTTAGAGAAAAGTagacaaagaaaatacaaatgaatgcacattttgaattttttagCGCTTCCCATCAGGACTTGACAtgcacaaattgaaaatgtgcataatGCACAATGGATGGAAACCCACCTTATTGTTTGGATTTGTACCTGAAAATGGTTGTGGCAGTTCTCCAGGTGTGAACAGAGGGCAGGCAGCAGCTGGACGCAGCAGGAAGCAATATCCTTGGAGCTCCTCTGCTGTAGGTGGGAGAAGCCCACACTCTTATCAGTCCTTgcctgaagaaaagaaagaaaatatttcatCAGGGTTTTTCTCATAGAGGGCTACATATTCCAGTTTTATACACTCAAGGAGAATAATAATGAATATGTGAAGATACAATAACCTAAAATATGTATGTTGTGAcccctgcaatcggctggcgaccggttcagggtgtaccccgcctctcgcccattgtagctgggataggctccagccccccgcaaccccgaaagggataggtggtatagataatggatggatggatgtatgttGTGACAGAGGAGCATTTTTTCCTCCAGACCTTGTTATGACTTCTCTGATCTATTTGTGACATTATGCATTGGCTTTTTTGTGTACCTTAAGGAAAGGGGCTCTCTTGGCGGGTGCAGCTGTAAGACTGAACTCCAGCTTGCGTAGCATATCCTCCAGCAGGAAAACCAGCTCGGCAGGACCCAGCAGGACCTCCTCTTGCACCTCAATCATGTCAGAATATTAGAGATGTATAAGTTCCAGCGTCCTACACAGAAACTTTTAAAAGGCCTACTGTCTTtcataagaaaacaaaactcctTATTTTTCTTACTTTGGTGTGGAGCTCAGAGTCCAGCAGTGTGCGGGACAGCATGccacactgcagcacactgaGCACCTCCATGTCCAGCTCTCTAAAAAACGGTCTGTAGGCCACCAGACTCACACCTTGCCGgatctccttttctttctccttctctggttgCTCCTTCAGCACAAGCAGAAtcaccattttttaaaaagctcagTTACATTAAATATGAGAATAAAGTGAAAGGTCAAGGTTTACCTGCTGAGTTTTGTCTCCTTCAATGGTCTCATCAAGCTGAGTGTTGTTCTCTGAATTCTTACCAGgggccttcctcttcttccctgtGCCATCTAAATACCAATACGAGGTACACAAGTAAGTAAATACTTGTTTCCTTATTCAAAGTATTTGGTATACAATCTTCTGTTGGGCATGCTTACCTTTCTTTGTCTTGTTCATAGGAGCAGTGGAGCTAAGCATAATCCCATCAGTGCTTTCTCCATCAAAGTTGGCAATAGGTGGAACATAGCCAGGTgttcctgaaacacacacagtcaacagAAGTACACAATTTCAATGTCTTAAGCTGACTTGACATCTCGTGGGATAATGGTGAGATTTTTAGATCCCTAGTAATGATGGATCACCTGCCAAAGCCCTCTCCAACAGTGTCTGCAGGTAGGTGATGTTCTGCAGGCGACTCATcactttcatcttcatctcaatCTCTTTTTGTTTACAGAATGCATTTATGACCTAAAGCAACACAGAGGTAAGAGGCGGCTTTAGTCACATATCTTCtaaatttgagaaaaaaatgtgtacaAATCAATCAAATCCATTTGACACGAACACGCAGCTACCTCTCTGAACCAGTTGATGGTGTGAAACAGCAAAGTGCAGAGAAactccctctctgcttttgaCAGGCTCTCAGTTTTCTCCACGATGTCCATGTCAGTGAGGATCAGAGGGCAGCCTGCGCTCCagcaaatgtaaacacacagagaccaaTTATTTTAAGAGCAAGAGAAATGAGAACAAGCTGCTCTCCAAGGGAAATGTGTGACTTCCATTTCCTCACCAAGCAGGGCGTCGATCTCTTCGAGGTCCCCCTGATGCTGTTTCTCCTCACAGAGCCTCAGGAGGCGAAagaatggagacagacagagaggagacactcGCCTGCACCCGGGAAATACAGGAAGAAACAAATCCAACGACTCATTGCTTACATGCATGTTTGTAAGATATTACACCATAAACTGAACTGTAAATCATCACTGACTAAATATTCTGCTGTGGGGCGACTGACTTGTGTGCCTTCTCGgtttgatgctgctgctctcctttgTTCTGAATGTCTTTGGCCAGTAGAGGCAGCAGGTCGATGGCAATGCCTCCTTgactctcctcctcatccaggTTGTACATCACACGGGCTGGAAATGGAAAGGAACTGAGGCACACAGGCAGGAGGGATTAATGACACTAGTTCAATGAATTAATGTTCAAGTGTATTAAAATGGTTAATTTCTTATGCTGCCAGCTGTCTGTCACTAACCCCGATATTTCAGGGCCTAGATCCACCACAAAGTCATCCTGGAAGTCATCAAGGACGCTCTTAGCGATTGCTTCCTGTTGGTAGAAGGAAGATAACAGGACCATAATGCTTACTTGCAGGACTGATGTCTATAATGAATTAAAATAGTTAGAAATGAGGATGTAAGAAGAATGGTGAATGTTTGagacacacctgcacctgcGGATCCAGGCTGGTACTCAGGATTAGGTTGGCCAGTTCATCATAGTACAGAGCCGCAGCCTCAGGTGAGCTTTCACTGCTCGACTTCACAAGCTCCAACAGGGCTGTCACCTGCAACAAgcagtacacacatacatgaacatatCCAGAGAGCAGTGACTTTGTGCTCTGCCGGCAGGTGGAACAAGATTGGAGAAAATACTCCTCAAACCTCAGCTTTCAGCCAATAATAATGACCTTTTTGTCTGACCGGTTCCATAGGAAGGTCACAGCACAGGTTAAGTTACTAAAGAGCAAACCTGTAGCTGGTGTGCAGCATCTATGTCAATAAGTAAGAGGCCACAAACTGCAATATATCCTTGCAACATACACATTGTTCATTCTATTTTAATGGCTTATATGCACCTGTCTGAACATCTCTGGGGGTAACGATCCATTCTGCTTTATCTCCTTCAGcctggaggtggtgggaggGCAGAGAGCGTGATCAACACAGAGATAAACTGACAGAATGAACAAGAAAAATACTGCTTTTGCCGGTGAGTTACAGCTCCTACCTGAAGGCCCCCATGCTGCCTA
This region includes:
- the fancd2 gene encoding Fanconi anemia group D2 protein — protein: MLRKKRRGSEDKGAGASATTKAKKSRSAGRQSKEPAPEETNQSVFAVFLGEAGVTLRQDGTSNEIAVDQVVFQKRIQQQLQKSSRYPAIVQEFTTGLESHIEDPERFRNCLLPCVPRLSDGDSSCVSSFQESLLRMLLGIEMLQTSVINVLLEKVPEFMLDGTGDGGLSIPRIIINQLKWLDRIVDSKVLATKLMELVSVAPVEVQRDIITSLPEILEDSQHHDIARELNTLLQENTQLTVPILDALSSLNLTSSLLTEVREAVMSTLAAVQLEDLPMVVKFILHCVSASDAYEVVCSLRKKLDLEQCVLPPVLQTSQSHVTSKGSASTPAAGSSQDSIALILDGIKSAVRFQKTISEAWLKAIESVDEAQDHKIIDLLVLFILHSTNANQSRRGAERLLKVKVRTGLIQEALLQKTFRDCSQVMRGYFPSILALAQSLLRSPDPCVVPFGGHMYRHSFTAFDSYCQQEVVGSLVTHVCSGVSGEVDMALELLCGLVTEKPSEMALYAVFVKGILDYMDNLTPQQIRRLFHLLSKLAFGHQQQASHIQDDMHIVIRKQLSSTVPKYKRIGIIGAVMIVGSMGAFRLKEIKQNGSLPPEMFRQVTALLELVKSSSESSPEAAALYYDELANLILSTSLDPQVQEAIAKSVLDDFQDDFVVDLGPEISGSFPFPARVMYNLDEEESQGGIAIDLLPLLAKDIQNKGEQQHQTEKAHKRVSPLCLSPFFRLLRLCEEKQHQGDLEEIDALLGCPLILTDMDIVEKTESLSKAEREFLCTLLFHTINWFREVINAFCKQKEIEMKMKVMSRLQNITYLQTLLERALAGTPGYVPPIANFDGESTDGIMLSSTAPMNKTKKDGTGKKRKAPGKNSENNTQLDETIEGDKTQQEQPEKEKEKEIRQGVSLVAYRPFFRELDMEVLSVLQCGMLSRTLLDSELHTKVQEEVLLGPAELVFLLEDMLRKLEFSLTAAPAKRAPFLKARTDKSVGFSHLQQRSSKDIASCCVQLLPALCSHLENCHNHFQALLSENNGVVDGPATDVQEHQVMSSGYQLLLQVLNSTFSWSGFSQPGQRSLRKKALGVLAGRLKEGGAELTLDQLVKHSFEYLVNFRSTVPSLSTALCLSQLLSTVSEKGGNPAAYREQTASLAKRFLSQEWVTASGERERGNKFNEALHTLLSIYLEHVDDVLKAVEEIAGQGIPELLNASKDESSQSWPTLNRQTFLVFYKVLMAELEKAARKIPAFKISDNTEAQSEKLLTWNLAVRDFHILVNLVKVFDSRPVLNVCLKYGRLFLESFLKLGMPLLDNSFKRHKEDVQSLLKTFQLSTRQLHHMCGHSKIHQDTSLTNHVPALKKSLELFVYRVKAMLMLNNCQEAFWIGNLKNRNLKGEEILSQRSQENEDDDDDNEEQRSPLPQEESEDEAQQTDSEESKKVNREDDVDQSDLTNDSDSN